The window aataatatataataacctttgtactgtaataatataatataataatctctgtactgtaataatatcatataataacctctgtactgtaataataacatataataatcactgtactgtaataatatcatataataatctctgtactgtaataatatcatataataatcactgtactgtaataataatatataataacctctgtactgtaataatatcatataataatctctgtactgtaataataatatataataacctctgtactgtaataatatcataTAATAATCACTGTACTATAATAATATCATATAATAatctctgtactgtaataataatatataataacctctgtactgtaataatatcatataataatcactgtactgtaataataatatataataacctctgtactgtaataatatcatataataacctctgtactgtaataataatatatataataacctctgtactgtaataatatcatataataatcactgtactgtaataataatatataataacctttgtactgtaataatataatataataatctctgtactgtaataatatcatataataatctctgtactgtaataatatcatataataatctctgtactgtaataatattatataataatcactgtactgtaataataatatataataacctctgtactgtaataatatcatataataatcactgtactgtaataatatcatataataacctctgtactgtaataataacatataataatcactgtactgtaataatatcatataataatctctgtactgtaataatatcataTAATAATCTCTGtactataataatattatataataatcactgtactgtaataataatatataataacctctgtactgtaataatatcatataataatcactgtactgtaataataatatataataatcacTGCATATAATAATATCATATAATAATCACTGTactgtagtaataataatatataataaccaaATACATCATATCTGACAGGTACAGACACAGGATCAACTCCCTGGTCAGTATCTCCGGTCACTATTATTGGTCCCTAACTCTGAACACTGTTCCTGGTCACTATTATTGGTCACTATCTCTGGTCACTATTATTGGTCACTATCTCTGGTCACTATTATTGGTCACTATCTCCGGCCACTATTATTGGTCCCTATCTCTGGTCACTATCTCCCGTCACTATTATTAGTCCCTATCTCTGGTCACTATTATTGGTCCCCATCTCTGGTCACTATCTCCGGTCACTATTATTGGTCACTATTATTGATCACTATCTCCGGCCACTATTATTGGTCACTATCTCCGGACACTATTATTGGTCACTATCTCTGATCACTATTATTGATCACTATCTCCAGTCACTATTATTGGTCACTATCTCCGGAAACTATTATTGGTCACTATCTCTGGTCACTATCTCCAGTCACTATTATTGGTCACTATCTCCGGTCACTATTATTGGTCACTATCTCCGGTCACTATTGCTGGTCACTATCTCCGGTCACTATTATTGGTCATTATCTCCGGTCACTATTATTGGTCACTATCTCCGGTCACTATTATTGGTCACTATCTCCGGTCATTATTATTGGTCACTATCTCCGGTCACTATTATTGGTCACTATCTTCGGTCACTATTATTGGTCACTATCTCCTCCAGTCACTATTATTGGTCACTATCTCTGGTCACTATTATTGGTCACTATCTCCGGTCACTATTATTGGTCACTATCTCCGGTCACTATTACTGGTCACTATCTCCGGTCACTATTATTGGGCACTATCTCCAGTCACTATTATTGGTCACTATCTCCGGTCCCTATTATTGGTCACTATCTCCGGCCACTATTATTGGTCCCTATCTCTGGTCACTATCTCCGGTCACTATTCTTGGTCAATATCTCCAGTCACTATTATTGGTCACTATCTCCGGTCACTATTATTGGTCACTATCTCCGGTCATTATTATTGGTCACTATCTCCAGTCACTATTATTGGTCACTATCTCTGGTCACTATTATTGGTCACTATCTCTGGTCACTATTATTGGTCACTATCTCCGGtcagtattattggtcactaTCTCCGGGCAATATTATtggtcactatctacagtcactATCTCTGGTTACTATTATTGGTCACTATCTCCGGGCAATATTATTGGTCACTATCTCTGGTCACTATTATTGGTCACTGTCTCTGGTCACTATCTCCGGTCACTGTTCTTGGTCACTATCTCCAGTCACTATTATTGGTCACTATCTCCCGTCAAAATTATTGGTCACTATCACCGGTCACTATTATTGGTCACTATCTCCAGGCAGTATTATtggtcactatctacagtcactATCTCTGGTTACTATTATTGGTCACTATCTCCGGTCACTATCTCCATTCACTATCTCTGGTCACTATCTCTGGTCACTATTATTGGTCACTATCTCCGGTCACTATTATTGGTCACTATCTCTGGTCACTATCTCCGGTCACTATCTCCGGTCACTATTATTGGTCACTATCTCTGGTCACTATCTTGTAACTGTAatctctgtactgtaataataatatataataacctctgtactgtaataatatcatataataatcactgtactgtaataataatatataataacctctgtactgtaataatatcatataataacctctgtactgtaataataatatatataataacctctgtactgtaataatatcatataataatcactgtactgtaataataatatataataacctttgtactgtaataatatcatataataatctctgtactgtaataatatcatataataatctctgtactgtaataatattatataataatcactgtactgtaataataatatataataacctctgtactgtaataatatcatataataatcactgtactgtaataatatcatataataacctctgtactgtaataataacatataataatcactgtactgtaataatatcatataataatctctgtactgtaataatatcataTAATAATCTCTGTACTATAATAATATCATATAATaatcactgtactgtaataataacatataataatcactgtactgtaataatatcatataataatctctgtactgtaataatatcataTAATAATCTCTGtactataataatattatataataatcactgtactgtaataataacatataataatcactgtactgtaataatataatataataatctctgtactgtaataataatatataataacctctgtactgtaataatatcatataataatcactgtactgtaataataatatataataatcactgcatataataatatcatataataatcactgtactgtaataataatatataataaccaaATACATCATATCTGACAGGTACAGACACAGGATCAACTCCCTGGTCAGTATCTCCGGTCACTATTATTGGTCCCTAACTCTGAACACTGTTCCTGGTCACTATTATTGGTCACTATCTCTGGTCACTATTATTGGTCACTATCTCTGGTCACTATTATTGGTCACTATCTCCGGCCACTATTATTGGTCCCTATCTCTGGTCACTATCTCCCGTCACTATTATTAGTCCCTATCTCTGGTCACTATTATTGGTCCCCATCTCTGGTCACTATCTCCGGTCACTATTATTGGTCACTATTATTGATCACTATCTCCGGCCACTATTATTGGTCACTATCTCCGGACACTATTATTGGTCACTATCTCTGATCACTATTATTGATCACTATCTCCAGTCACTATTATTGGTCACTATCTCCGGAAACTATTATTGGTCACTATCTCTGGTCACTATCTCCAGTCACTATTATTGGTCACTATCTCCGGTCACTATTATTGGTCACTATCTCCGGTCACTATTGCTGGTCACTATCTCCGGTCACTATTATTGGTCATTATCTCCGGTCACTATTATTGGTCACTATCTCCGGTCACTATTATTGGTCACTATCTCCGGTCATTATTATTGGTCACTATCTCCGGTCACTATTATTGGTCACTATCTTCGGTCACTATTATTGGTCACTATCTCCAGTCACTATTATTGGTCACTATCTCTGGTCACTATTATTGGTCACTATCTCCGGTCACTATTATTGGTCACTATCTCCGGTCACTATTACTGGTCACTATCTCCGGTCACTATTATTGGGCACTATCTCCAGTCACTATTATTGGTCACTATCTCCGGTCACTATTATTGGTCACTATCTCCGGCCACTATTATTGGTCCCTATCTCTGGTCACTATCTCCGGTCACTATTCTTGGTCAATATCTCCAGTCACTATTATTGGTCACTATCTCCGGTCACTATTATTGGTCACTATCTCCGGTCATTATTATTGGTCACTATCTCCAGTCACTATTATTGGTCACTATCTCTGGTCACTATTATTGGTCACTATCTCTGGTCACTATTATTGGTCACTATCTCCGGtcagtattattggtcactaTCTCCGGGCAATATTATtggtcactatctacagtcactATCTCTGGTTACTATTATTGGTCACTATCTCCGGGCAATATTATTGGTCACTATCTCTGGTCACTATTATTGGTCACTGTCTCTGGTCACTATCTCCGGTCACTGTTCTTGGTCACTATCTCCAGTCACTATTATTGGTCACTATCTCCCGTCAAAATTATTGGTCACTATCACCGGTCACTATTATTGGTCACTATCTCCAGGCAGTATTATtggtcactatctacagtcactATCTCTGGTTACTATTATTGGTCACTATCTCCGGTCACTATCTCCATTCACTATCTCTGGTCACTATCTCTGGTCACTATTATTGGTCACTATCTCCGGTCACTATTATTGGTCACTATCTCTGGTCACTATCTCCGGTCACTATCTCCGGTCACTATTATTGGTCACTATCTCTGGTCACTATCTCCGGTCACTATTATTGGTCACTATCTCTGGTCACTATCTCTGGTCGCTATCTCTGGTCACTATTATTGGTCATTATCTCCGGTCACTATTATTGGTCACTATTATTGGTCACTATCTCTGGTCACTATTATTGGTCACTATCTCCAGTCACTATTATTGGTCACTATCTCCGGTCACTATTATTGGTCACTATCTCCGGTCACTTTTATTGGTCACTATCTCCAGTCACTATCTCTGGTCGCTATCTCCGGTCACTATTATTGGTCACTATCTCCGGTCACTATTATTGGTCACTATCTCCGGTCACTATTATTAGTCACTATCTCCGGTCACTTTTATTGGTCACTATCTCCGTTCACTATCTCTGGTCGCTATCTCTGGTCATTATTATTGGTCACTATACTCTGGTGACATTTCCCCTGGTCAAGAATTGCTGCTACTTGTAGCCCCCCAGCATAGAAGAAAGTGGAGCCGTTGCCCTAGCAACCAGATTATAGTTCATTTATTGAAAAAGTGAAcatcctgattggttgctatgggtatccGCCTCCTGTTCACCTGTATTAGTTCTGATTCACTTTCCTTGTTCTCTCCTCAAAGAGACCAGACTGTAAGTATTTCTTTGTCTCCAGCTACACGCGCCATCTTGTTGTCGCCCGCCCTTCGGATTGACCGCGTTCCGTCTACAACAAAATGGCGGCGCGCTAGTTCTCAGTGTTATACGAGGTGCGGACATGTCACGCGCTCTGCGCCTCAGTGGGCGGATACCTTTACGTCACGCTAGTATGTGTATTTTTCTAGGTTCAGGAAAAAACCTCCGCCCCGCCCCCTGCTTGTGGCCCGTTGCCAGATGGGACTTTTTACATAACATGCGTGACGTCAGTCCTCGTGACGTACGAGCGTCGCGTGGGTCGCCGGGAAATCGAGTTCGCCCGCCCACACTTTCTTTAGCGGAAGGAGGGCTGGcgaactacacctcccatcatcctcctcgcCGTTTCCTGTTTTAAAGCGTCAGGAGTCAGCTGAGCGACTGTAAACAAACGGGGCTCTTCCTAAACGGCGGCTGCGACTACACCCGAGCCCCGACTACATCACACCCGGCCTCCTATATTATCTATTACTGCACACAGAGCGTCAGCAACATGGAGGACAACAAGgtgagttattattataatgtaaaGAGTTACACTCCATTATAAGCAGTGCAGGGGCCTCTGGAAGGTTGTCATGACaacaaggcccccccccccccccccacctgacaGCCATACCAGCAGCAGAagtgtaagtgcagctctggagtcttATTATGTTTTCACAATTACAGGTGACTGGAGGGAAAGTGAAGAAACCGGGAAAGAGAGGACGGAAACCGGCCAAGATCGACCTGAAGGCCAAACTGGAGCGGAGCCGGCAGAGCGCGCGGGAGTGCAGGGCGCGTAAGAAGCTGCGCTACCAATACCTGGAGGAGCTGGTGTCCAGCCGGGAGCGCGCAATCTGTGCCCTGCGCGAGGAGCTGGAGATGGTACGGACAGAGCTGAGGGGGCGTTACAGTGTATTTATCAGTGGTTTCCAAATGGTgtctccccagctgttgcaaaactacaactcacagcatgcttcggctgtctgggcgtgctgggagttgtagttttgcaacacatgtggacacactgtttggaaaacactgctgtatatagacAGGTGAGGGGGCGTTGGGCCGTATATAGACAGGTGAGGGGGCGTTGGGCCGTATATAGACAGGTGAGGGGGCGTTGGGCCGTATATAGACAGGTGAGGGGGCGTTATGCTGTATATAGACAGGTGAGGGGGTGTTAGGCTGTATATAGACAGGTGAGGGGGCGTCAGGCTGTATATAGACAGGTGAGGGGGCGTCAGGCTGTATATAGACAGGTGAGGGGGCCGTCGGGCCGTATATAGACAGGTGAGGGGGCCGTCGGGCCGTATATAGACAGGTGAGGGGGGCGTTGGGCCGTATATAGACAGGTGAGGGGGGCGTCGGGCCGTATATAGACAGGTGAGGGGGCGTCGGGCTGTATATAGACAGGTGAGGGGGCGTCAGGCTGTATATAGACAGGTGAGGGGGCGTCAGGCTGTATATAGACAGGTGAGGGGGCGTCAGGCCGTATATAGACAGGTGAGGGGGCGTCAGGCCGTATATAGACAGGTGAGGGGGCGTCGGGCCGTATATAGACAGGTGAGGGGGCGTCGGGCCGTATATAGACAGGTGAGGGGGGCGTTGGGCCGTATATAGACAGGTGAGGGGGGCGTTGGGCCGTATATAGACAGGTGAGGGGGGCGTTGGGCCGTATATAGACAGGTGAGGGGGGCGTGGGGCCGTATATAGACAGGTGAGGGGGGCGTGGGGCCGTATATAGACAGGTGAGGGGGGCGTGGGGCCGTATATAGACAGGTGAGGGGGGCGTGGGGCCGTATATAGACAGGTGAGGGGGGCGTGGGGCCGTATATAGACAGGTGAGGGGGGCGTCGGGCCGTATATAGACAGGCGAGGGGGGCGTCGGGCCGTATATAGACAGGCGAGGGGGGCGTCGGGCCGTATATAGACAGGCGAGGGGGGCGTCGGGCCGTATATAGACAGGCGAGGGGGGCGTCGGGCCGCATGCAGACAGGTGAGGGGGGCGTCGGGCCGTATATAGACAGGTGAGGGGGCGTCGGGCCGCATGCAGACAGGTGAGGGGGGCGTCGGGCCGTATATCGACAGGTGAGGGGGCGTCGGGCCGTATATAGACAGGCGAGGGGGCCGTCGGGCCGCATGCAGACAGGTGAGGGGGGCGTCGGGCCGCATGCAGACAGGTGAGGGGGGCGTCGGGCCGTATATCGACAGGTGAGGGGGGCGTCGGGCCGTATATCGACAGGTGAGGGGGGGCGTCGGGCCGTATATAGACAGGTGAGGGGGGCGTCGGGCTGTATATCGACAGGTGAGGGGGCGCTAGGCTGCATGCAGACAGGTGAGGGGGGCGTCGGGCCGCATGCAGACAGGTGAGAAGGGGGCGTCGGACCGTATATAGACAGGTGAGGGGGCGTTGGGCCGTATATAGACAGGTGAGGGGGGCGTGGGGCCGTATATAGACAGGTGAGGGGGGCGTGGGGCCGTATATAGACAGGTGAGGGGGGCGTGGGGCCGTATATAGACAGGTGAGGGGGGCGTGGGGCCGTATATAGACAGGTGAGGGGGGCGTCGGGCCGTATATAGACAGGTGAGGGGGGCGTCGGGCCGTATATAGACAGGTGAGGGGGGCGTCGGGCCGTATATAGACAGGTGAGGGGGGCGTCGGGCCGTATATAGACAGGTGAGGGGGGCGTCGGGCCGTATATAGACAGGTGAGGGGGGCGTCGGGCCGTATATAGACAGGTGAGGGGGGCGTCGGGCCGTATATAGACAGGTGAGGGGGGGCGTCGGGCCGTATATAGACAGGTGAGGGGGGCGTCGGGCCGTATATCGACAGGTGAGGGGGGCGTCGGGCCGTATATCGACAGGTGAGGGGGGCGTCGGGCCGTATATCGACAGGTGAGGGGGGGCGTCGGGCCGTATATAGACAGGTGAGGGGGGCGTCGGGCTGTATATCGACAGGTGAGGGGGCGCTAGGCTGCATGCAGACAGGTGAGGGGGGCGTCGGGCCGTATATAGACAGGTGAGGGGGGCGTCGGGCTGTATATCGACAGGTGAGGGGGCGCTAGGCTGCATGCAGACAGGTGAGGGGGGCGTCGGGCCGCATGCAGACAGGTGAGAAGGGGGCGTCGGACCGTATATCGACAGGTGAGGGGGGCGTCGGGCCGTATATCGACAGGTGAGGGGGGCGTCGGGCCGTATATCGACAGGTGAGGGGGGCGTCGGGCCGTATATCGACAGGTGAGGGGGGCGTCGGGCCGCATGCAGACAGGTGAGGGGGGCCTCGGGCCGTATGCAGACAGACGTGCAGGATCCAGCAGTTGTTGAGCGCCATCTAGTGGCAGAATGTCTTACTACCGTTTCATGCAGTAGCTGCGTTACAGTGTGAGAGGCGTCTCGGGGTATTGTACGTTCTCCATGACCTCTGACATCtgatgttctgttacattgtgtcaTGTTATACTCCGCCCTCTAatactctgcccctccccctttctgtctTCTGGTTCGTGTAGTACAAGCAGTGGTGTAAAGCGATGGATCAAGGTAAAATCCCGTCAGAAATCCGAGCGCTTCTCACCGGAGAGGAACTCGCCAAATCCTTCCCCAACTCCAGCAAACAGCAGAGACCGGGAAAGATGGACCCTCCCGAGAAATGAGCGGGTGAGTGTAATAAGGGTAtgtattattgtggggggggggggggggggtgagtgtaATAAGGGTAtgtattattgtgggggggggggggggtgagtgtaAAAGGGTATGTATTATTGTGGGGGGGTGAGTGTAATAAGGGTAtgtattattgtggggggggggtgagtgtaATAAGGGTAtgtattattgtggggggggtgAGTGTAATAAGGGTATGTATTATTGTGGGGGGGTGAGTGTAATAAGGGTAtgtattattgtgggggggggggggtgagtgtaATAAGGGTATGTATTATTGTGGGGGGGTGAGTGTAATAAGGGTAtgtattattgtggggggggtgAGTGTAATAAGGGTAtgtattattgtgggggggggtgaGTGTAATAAGGTTATGTATTATTGTGGGGGGGTGAGTGTATTAAGGGTAtgtattattgtggggggggtgAGTGTAATAAGGTTATGTATTATTGTGGGGGGGTGAGTGTAATAAGGGTAtgtattattgtggggggggtgAGTGTAATAAGGGTAtgtattattgtggggggggggtgagtgtaATAAGGGTAtgtattattgtggggggggtgAGTGTAATAAGGGTAtgtattattgtgggggggggtgaGTGTAATAAGGGTATGTATTGTAtgggggtgtgtgtgtaataaGGGTATGTATTATTGTAGGGGGGGTGAGTGTAATAAGGGTATGTATTATTGGGGGGGTGAGTGTAATAAGGGTATGTAttattgcggggggggggtgtgtgtgtaataagggtatgtgttattgtggggggggggtgaatgtatTAAGGGTATGTGTTATTGTGTGTGGGGCGGTGGAGCAAACAGCATAGACCGGGAATGATGGACCCTCTCGAGAAATGAGCGTGTGAGTGTAAGAAGTGTatatactattgtgggggggggggaagtataaTGAGTgtatgtattggggggggggggggggggaagtataaTGAGTGtatgtattattggggggggggagtataatgAGTGtatgtattattgggggggggggagtataatgAGGGtatgtattattgggggggggagtataATGAGGGtatgtattattggggggggagtATAATGAGGGTATGTATTATTGCGGGGGGAGTATAATGAGGGtatgtattattggggggggagtATAATGAGGGtatgtattattggggggggagtATAATGAGGGtatgtattattgggggggggagtataATGAGGGtatgtattattggggggggagtATAATGAGGGtatgtattattggggggggagtATAATGAGGGtatgtattattgggggggggagtataATGAGGGtatgtattattgggggggggagtataATGAGGGtatgtattattgggggggggagtataATGAGGGtatgtattattggggggggagtATAATGAGGGtatgtattattgggggggggggagtataatgAGGGtatgtattattgggggggggagtataATGAGGGtatgtattattgggggggggggagtataatgAGGGtatgtattattgggggggggggagtataatgAGGGtatgtattattgggggggggagtataATGAGGGTAtgtattttgggggggggagtataATGAGGGtatgtattattgggggggggagtataATGAGGGtatgtattattggggggggagtATAATGAGTGTATGTATTGGGGGTTATGGGTGTTGTTTGGGGGGGGGAGTATATGTGtgtttgtttattgggggggggagtataatgtgtgtatgtattattgggggggggtgtttatgagtgtatgtattattgggggggaGTATAATGAGTGtatgtattattgggggggggggtttatgagtgtatgtattattgggggggggggtataatgagtgtatgtattattgggggggggtatatgtggtgtatgtattattggggggggagtatatgagtgtatgtattattgggggggttgagtgtgtattattgggggggggagtgtatggtgtgtatgttgttggggggggtgtaatgagtgtatgtattattggggggtgttATGAGTgtatgtttttgggggggggtggtTATGGTGGttgtattttggggggggggtgttttggtgggtgtgtttgggggggggagtattggtgtgatgtttttggggggggtgtttatgtgggtatgtattattggggggggggagtataatgAGTGtatgtattattggggggggagtATAATGAGGGtatgtattattgggggggggagtataATGAGGGtatgtattattggggggggggagtctaaTGAGTGtatgtattattgggggggggagtataATGAGGNNNNNNNNNNNNNNNNNNNNNNNNNNNNNNNNNNNNNNNNNNNNNNNNNNNNNNNNNNNNNNNNNNNNNNNNNNNNNNNNNNNNNNNNNNNNNNNNNNNNNNNNNNNNNNNNNNNNNNNNNNNNNNNNNNNNNNNNNNNNNNNNNNNNNNNNNNNNNNNNNNNNNNNNNNNNNNNNNNNNNNNNNNNNNNNNNNNNNNNNAGGACAAGGAGGtcagagaggaggagaaagagaggacaaggaggtcagagaggaggagaaagaggacaAGTAGGTCAGAGAGGAGTAGAAAGAGAGGACAAGGAGGtcagagaggaggagaaagaggacaAGGAGGtcagagaggaggagaaagaggacaAGGAGGTcagagaggaggagatagagGGGACAGGGAGGtcagagaggaggagaaagagaggacaaggaggtcagagaggaggagaaagaggggaCAGGGAGGtcagagaggaggagaaagaggggaCAGGGAGGtcagagaggaggagaa is drawn from Hyla sarda isolate aHylSar1 chromosome 4, aHylSar1.hap1, whole genome shotgun sequence and contains these coding sequences:
- the CREBL2 gene encoding cAMP-responsive element-binding protein-like 2 yields the protein MEDNKVTGGKVKKPGKRGRKPAKIDLKAKLERSRQSARECRARKKLRYQYLEELVSSRERAICALREELEMYKQWCKAMDQGKIPSEIRALLTGEELAKSFPNSSKQQRPGKMDPPEK